The Candidatus Methylarchaceae archaeon HK02M2 DNA window AGATGAATACCGGAAGAATACTGCGTCCGGAAGATCACTATGGGGATGTCGCACCCAAGACTCAAATAAAGCGTTCAGGAGGAGGTTATTCAACCCCATCAAGCTTTGTAATGGGATACAGATACGCTGAGATGGGCTACACTACTGCTATAGAACCTGCAAATTCACCCATAAAGATGTTGCATTGCCATCATGAATTCAGAGATATACCTATTCTCGATAAATCTTGTTTCGTACTCTTCGGAAATAATTGGTTTGTCTGGGAGTATTTGATGGAAAACAAACTTGATGAATGCGCAGCTTATGTCGCTTGGGTTCTTAATGCGACAAAGGGTTATGCAATAAAGATTGTAGACCCAGGAGCTGTTGAGGCTTGGAAATGGGGAGATGTGGAGTTTCTGGACATATTGTGGGGTAGACCACAAACAATGGATCAACAAGTCCCACGCTTTGGAATAACGTCTAGAGATATAATAAGAGGCTTATGTAAGGTAAATAAGCTCCTAAATCTGCCTCATCCAATACATGTCCATCCAAATGGTCTAGGTACACCTGGTAATTATCAGACAACAATAGAAACAATGGACTGTGTGAAGGATCTCGCTGATGGAGACAAGCCAATAATTCATATGACTCACGTTCAATTCAATGGATATGGTGGCTCAGACTGGGTAAATTTCAGATCTGGTGCCTATGAAATAATGAAGTATGTTAATGCCAATAAACATGTATCTATGGATCTAGGACAAGTTATTTTCACTAATACAACTACGATGACAGGTGATGGACCTTTCGAGTATCGACTTTATCGACTTACCAAAAATAAATGGACAAATGCTGATGTAGAAGTTGAGTCTGGCGCAGGTATTGTACCAATGCACTATAAAAGGAATAACTTCGTCCATGCAGTAATGTGGGCAATCGGTTTGGAATTAGCTTTATTTGCTAAAGATCCTTGGAGAGTCTTCATTACAACAGATCATCCAAATGGCGGGCCTTTCACCAACTATCCAAAATTACTATCTTGGCTGATGAGTAAAGAAGCTAGGCAAAGGATTATTAACAAAATCCCAAAAAGAGCAAAATCCAAAACTAACTTAGAAAGTATGGATCGTGAATATTCATTTTACGAGATAGCTACAACGACTAGGGCAGCAACCGCCAAGATACTAGGATTGAAGGATAAAGGACATCTTGGAGTCGGTGCAGATGCAGATATCTCCATATATGATATGGATCCTAAAGAGATAAATCCATCGAAGGATTACAAACAATTACGAAAAGCCTTCAGTAAGGCCATGTTTACCATCAAAGAAGGAGAAATAGTAGTAAAGGACGGAGAGACCGTCAAATCTATCGATGGAAGGGTATACTGGGTCAAGCCTAATGTACCTAGCGATCTAATGAATGCGATGGAGAGCGAATTGGCTGGTAAGTTTGATGACTACTATACGGTGTCGATGCAGAACTTTAAGATACCTGAAAGATACATTATGAGATCTACACCCATAGCCGCACACTACGGATAAACACATAGTTTAAGCATATTAGACTCTATTTGGGACTGTAAAATAGCTTATAGTCCCATAAGATCTTTCTTCGTTATCTTTGAAGTATGTAGAGCTGTAGAAACCAGTACACCAGATATACCACATTTCTGTAGTTCAATAATATCTTCGATACTATTAACACCACCTCCAAAAATAACGGGAACACTCACAGAATTCACGACTTTTTTTGATAACTCGATATTTACCCCTGATCCACTCCCTACTTTCGAGAGATCGAGAACGATAACTTCCTCTACACCTATCAATTCTAGTTTTTTTGTAAATGATTTGGGACTCAGTCTTGCTATGCTTTTACACTTCGAGAAGATTTTCTTATTCAAAATATCTATTGAAACTACAACATTTTCATATCCAGCGAATTCAAGAATATCTTTTAAATTCTCAATACTTTTCAGAGTTTCTGTTCCAACAACGATCTTTGAAATGCCAACTTGAAAAAGTTCTTTAACTTTTAATACATTATTAATACCTGAATCGACCATGACCTCTAAACCACCTAATTCAGAGATCTGACGCAGAATCTCGATATTCTGACTACGTCCTAAAATGCTGTCTAAATCTGCGATATACAATTCATTAAAACCAAAATTCGACTTTAGAGCGAGAGCTAAATCCATCGGAGAAGAAGTTTTACATAAAAAGCTCTTTAATGGTCGATATTTTTCTCTTTTACCATACTCGGCATGAACTACTAATTTACCCATTATGTCAATAACAGGAATTACTCTCATTTTGTAAGTTCTTTTTACTAGTAAACCTTTATTTATGCTGTGTTTTTGCGATATGAATACGATGTTAGATTGATTCAGGGGAATCCGATTGACCTCAAGCTTTTACTACTTTCATGAATTATCTTTTATCTCAATCTATTAGCATATTATCGGAAGTTTTTTTACGGGAATCACTTAAAATGTTTGGATTCAGATGGTTGCGTTAGAGTTCCCTTAAATTATCCATCTTCTGTTGAGCTTTTTTAAGGTCTTGTAGGAATCGGTTAAGCTCAGAGGGGGCAAAGAATTTTTGTGGTGTCGTTATGGTGACCAAGGCTAGTTCACCAGTACTCAGTAGCTGTATGTCATACAGTTCTCTTTTCTCAATTATCTTTACATCCGATGCCGATGCAGTATCGTGACTGGTTACGTGAGCTTTCGTCTTTGTCTTTTCATAATGCTTCTTGCCCAGATCTTTAGCTACTTCTACGGCTTCTATAAACTTCGCAAATTCAGAGGGATCGAAATCTCCTGCTGGAATATCAATGATAAAATGTTGACCTCTCTCTCCTACCTTGATTTGAGCTAGGAGGGCATTGACGCAGCGTACTTCAATCACCCACTGTAGTTCAGCCATATCTATCCTCTCAGGTAAAATTATCTTTGTATTAAAGACTTTAAAGAGTATAATTTAAAGCATGTACGTCATTATTGCCTAGAAGATAGCAACAGATACTTAGTAGTTCCTGAATTTTTTGTTGCTCAATTTGGTCTAAAAACAAGTGAGTTTTTAGACTGTGTGGCGTAACGTAAAGGGATTCGAACAAATTTATAATAACTATTGCGCCCAAGAGTCATAGGATTGTGAGTTGGCCTTTTCTTATAACAAATTTTCGATTGTTTTAAAAAGGCAGTGGGAGAACATATTGTAGGTGTCTAGATGCGCCTTGGGAATGTTGGAAAACTTATCATAAGTATCGTGCTGTGTGAGTTAGCGGGTGTTGTTGGTTCAGTATTTACATCTCCGTCGATTCCTACTTGGTATGCTTCGCTTCAGAAGCCGAGTTTTAATCCGCCAAACTGGCTTTTTGCCCCTGTCTGGCTAATTCTCTTTGGTCTCATGGGCGTCTCAGCGTATTTAATATGGATTAAGGGGCTAGAATCCAAAGGGGTAAAAGCAGCGATTTTTATTTTTATAATTCAGCTAGTGTTAAACATGTTGTGGTCAATCATTTTCTTTGGGCTACATTCAATATTTTACGGTTTTGTTATTATAATTGTGCTTTGGATTACAATTGCTTTGACAATAATTGCGTTTGTTAGGATCTCCAAAAAGGCGGGAGCCCTGCTACTTCCATATATACTTTGGGTCAGTTTTGCGTTGGTTCTCAATTATTATATTTGGCTACTTAACCCGTAAAATTGACACATCATTTGTGAATGAAAGAGGTTAAACATCAATTTAATGAAGATAGCTCATCTAAAGGAAAATAAGAAATATGGGGGTTTTTTGTGCGAGCCAGATATAAGACAAAGTGCTCAGAATGTGAGGGTGACATTAAGGTAGGTCAGGAGATAGTCAAGTACAAGGAGAGATGGATCCACAAGAAATGCATGCCTGAGGAAGAAATATTTCCTTAGTCTTTGTTTATTTTTACAGTATAAACTTTTATTTATGTGGATTTTTTAAATTGCTGACGCATTATAATATTGTTTGACAAGGGATAACTAAGTATGCCATATAAGTTTACATTCGATTTATCACACTTATCTCAATCATTTTTTCAAGAACTTGCTAAATTTTCCAATAAAAGAAAATTACATAGAGAAATTGGAGAAAAAGTACAATATTTGGTTGAGAAATTTCGAATTGGAGAGATGACTGGGTTAAATATCTCTGACGCTTTAATAATTGTCGGAGACTTGATAGATGTTTATATAAATAATCTTACTGAAAAAGAGAGGTTTTTAAAAACTAGTAAAAGGGCTATTTTCTTACCTCATTGTTCAAGAAAATTTATGGATAATAGATGTCAAGCTCGTTTCAACCCTGAAGTTCCATCTTTTTTTTGTGCTCATTGTTCTTATGATTGTCTTGTTAATCAAGCAACAATTTTAGCAGAAAAAAGAGGTTATGACGTTTATGTCATACCAGGAAGCTCTTGTATCCCCAAACTACTTAAAAAAAATTATGAAGGAATTATCGGAGTTGCTTGTTGTGAAGAACTTAAATTGGGTATGGAATATCTCAAAAAGGTAAATCTAGTTGGACAAGGAATTTTTCTTACAAAAAATGGTTGTGCTAATACAAGATTCAGTCTTGAGAGTTTGGAAAAAATTTGTGAACCATTGAAGTAATTTAATCAATACTATAGTTGCAAGTATTGGTAAAAATTCCATCTATAATAATAAGGAACACAATTTCTCTCATTTAAGAAGGATATAACCTGAACTGTTTAGATAAATGATAACCCTCATTTACCAGAACAATTTAATAAAAATACAATTTGAAGATTGCTGTTGTAGAGTATCTGTCTGGCGGTGGTTTATCAGAAAGAACATTGTCCTCAAGCGTATTAAGTGAAGGCTATAGCATGCTTCACTCAGTTTTAAGAGATTTTAAAGAAGCAGGCTATTGCACCTCTACCTTATTAGACTCAAGGCTTGCTAAATTTCAACCTCCTTTGAAAGCAGATAGGATTTACGTAACAGATTCTTATAGAGAATTTAAAATCAAATTTAAAGATTTGTTAAAAGATAGTGATGCTTCATTCTTGATAGCGCCAGAATCAGATTGCATACTCATTGATCTTTTAAGATTAAGCGAAGAGATAGGCGTTGCATCAATAAATTGCACAATACCTTCGATTGTAAGTGTAAGTAACAAATTGAGACTTTATAAAAAATTGGAAGATAGGGGGTTTATAGTACCGGAGACTAGATGTGTTAAAATTGATGAAGGATTAGAAAAAGCTCAAAAAATCGTTGAAGAGATGGATTTCCCTCTCGTTATAAAGCCTATAGAGAGCATCGGTTGTTGTGGATTAAGCATCTTGTATGATGTTTTCCATTTGCCAAAGGCAATAAACAAGATAATGATGGAAGCTGGTATTCGTACATACCTAATACAAAAGTTGGTAAGGGGCGTCCATGCAAGCGTCAGTCTAATTTCAAATAAAGGGAAAGCAGTACCTCTCACTTTGAATCTTCAGATGATTGCCCTTAATCGACCTAGAAAAATCTCAGAATATATTGGTGGTTTAGTTCCTTTGGATCACACATTGAAAGAAGTTGCATTATATACAGCAAAAAGGGCTGTAGAACTTTTCAGAGGATTGAGAGGTTATGTAGGAGTGGATATTGTCTTATCAAAGAGTGGACCTGTATTGATCGAAATTAACCCCCGTCTGACAGTATCTTATCTGGGTTTAAGGGAGGTATCTAATCTGAACGTAGCTAAAATGATGGTTGAGGCTTCTCTTGAAAATAGGTTGCCAGGAGATTTCAACACTTCTGGATGCGCTCTCTTCTCAAAACAGATTCTACCATTAATCAATAAAGATTTGCTTAAAGAAACTTACAAGATGAAAGAAGTTTTAGCACCTCCGTTTCCTATCAATAATAATAACTATGCATTTTACATTACAAAAGGAAG harbors:
- a CDS encoding formylmethanofuran dehydrogenase subunit A; the protein is MELLIKNGVVYDPINKIDGEVMDIAIKDNKIVDMVDESKAYMIDASNKLVMAGGVDVHTHIAGPKMNTGRILRPEDHYGDVAPKTQIKRSGGGYSTPSSFVMGYRYAEMGYTTAIEPANSPIKMLHCHHEFRDIPILDKSCFVLFGNNWFVWEYLMENKLDECAAYVAWVLNATKGYAIKIVDPGAVEAWKWGDVEFLDILWGRPQTMDQQVPRFGITSRDIIRGLCKVNKLLNLPHPIHVHPNGLGTPGNYQTTIETMDCVKDLADGDKPIIHMTHVQFNGYGGSDWVNFRSGAYEIMKYVNANKHVSMDLGQVIFTNTTTMTGDGPFEYRLYRLTKNKWTNADVEVESGAGIVPMHYKRNNFVHAVMWAIGLELALFAKDPWRVFITTDHPNGGPFTNYPKLLSWLMSKEARQRIINKIPKRAKSKTNLESMDREYSFYEIATTTRAATAKILGLKDKGHLGVGADADISIYDMDPKEINPSKDYKQLRKAFSKAMFTIKEGEIVVKDGETVKSIDGRVYWVKPNVPSDLMNAMESELAGKFDDYYTVSMQNFKIPERYIMRSTPIAAHYG
- a CDS encoding HisA/HisF-related TIM barrel protein codes for the protein MRVIPVIDIMGKLVVHAEYGKREKYRPLKSFLCKTSSPMDLALALKSNFGFNELYIADLDSILGRSQNIEILRQISELGGLEVMVDSGINNVLKVKELFQVGISKIVVGTETLKSIENLKDILEFAGYENVVVSIDILNKKIFSKCKSIARLSPKSFTKKLELIGVEEVIVLDLSKVGSGSGVNIELSKKVVNSVSVPVIFGGGVNSIEDIIELQKCGISGVLVSTALHTSKITKKDLMGL
- a CDS encoding DUF116 domain-containing protein, which encodes MPYKFTFDLSHLSQSFFQELAKFSNKRKLHREIGEKVQYLVEKFRIGEMTGLNISDALIIVGDLIDVYINNLTEKERFLKTSKRAIFLPHCSRKFMDNRCQARFNPEVPSFFCAHCSYDCLVNQATILAEKRGYDVYVIPGSSCIPKLLKKNYEGIIGVACCEELKLGMEYLKKVNLVGQGIFLTKNGCANTRFSLESLEKICEPLK
- a CDS encoding ATP-grasp domain-containing protein, whose amino-acid sequence is MKIAVVEYLSGGGLSERTLSSSVLSEGYSMLHSVLRDFKEAGYCTSTLLDSRLAKFQPPLKADRIYVTDSYREFKIKFKDLLKDSDASFLIAPESDCILIDLLRLSEEIGVASINCTIPSIVSVSNKLRLYKKLEDRGFIVPETRCVKIDEGLEKAQKIVEEMDFPLVIKPIESIGCCGLSILYDVFHLPKAINKIMMEAGIRTYLIQKLVRGVHASVSLISNKGKAVPLTLNLQMIALNRPRKISEYIGGLVPLDHTLKEVALYTAKRAVELFRGLRGYVGVDIVLSKSGPVLIEINPRLTVSYLGLREVSNLNVAKMMVEASLENRLPGDFNTSGCALFSKQILPLINKDLLKETYKMKEVLAPPFPINNNNYAFYITKGRDIKEAKIKFTQVKNRLRRIVESDVK